CAATCGCGATCGCCGGCGAAATTCCTTTAATATATTCCACCTCAGGTTTTTCCATACGTCCCAGAAACTGGCGCGCATAGCTGCTCAGACTTTCCACATACATCCGCTGCCCTTCCGCAAAAAGCGTATCAAAAGCCAGAGACGATTTTCCGGAACCCGAAAGCCCGGTAATAACTACCAATTTATTTCTTGGAATGGCGACGTCAACACTTTTCAAATTATTAACACGCGCACCTTTAATCAGAATGTATTTTCTTGGATCTAGTTCGTCGAATTGAGAAGCGTCAATCCGGGTCACAGGTAATTGCATCATATATAGAAAATCAGGTCGATTTGCACGGAGTTTTTTGGTAATCCCCGGTCAGTTATTAACCCAAAAATCGCCGAATTAGTTTGGCTTTCCTAATCGGAAATGATAGTCGTTAAATGATTAAAGAAAAATGTGAAGAACAATTTACGAAATATATTTTGAGCGTATATTCCTATTTTACACCAACTTTTGCCAAAACGATTCCATATTTTTCATAATAAACCGTGTCAATTTTATAATTCTTCATTGAAGGTTTTCTTCCAAAAACAACCTCGCCAGCGATTGGCTCGCGCTCTGATGCGTAAAGTCTTGAATAAAAGTGAAAACTCGGATTATAGTGATTGAAGATTACTATGTTTTTAAATCTTTTTTCTTGGGCAATCAGCGCGGCGGCTTTTACAGGTTGCTGTAATAAGGCGCCAAGTCGCGGCATCCATAAAATATTAATCGTAAAAAGCATAATGAACCCAACAACAGCCATTCTGATTTGCAGATCCCAATCTTTTTTAACCCAAATAATAATCAGGATTGTGATCAGCAGAAGCATTGTTACAGCATAGTAAATATCAAATTCGGAAGCAACGCCTTTTATAATTTCAACCGCATATTCATCATTAATTTTTGGAATAAACCCTTGAATTAAAAAAGGAATTATGGCCAGTAAAATCAATAAAATAAATGAAGGCCAGACAATCGGGAGGCGTTTGTTACTGGCCGCATACCATCCACCTAAAACACATAGCGGCGAATAACCGTAAATGATATAATGATGCAGTTTGGTACCTGAAAGTGAAAAAAGGATAAAAACAAAGGCAAACCAAATTAACAAAAAGGAGAAAAATGGATCAGTCCAGATAATCCGGATTTTGGAAAATGACTTTAAAATAACGGCGGTAAAAGGTAGTAGACCTAATAATAAAACCGGAACGAAATATAAAATTCCGCCATAGTGTCCTTCCAAAGCCGTTTGGAAACGGTTTACATTATGATTTAAAAAGAATCCACTGATAAATTTTTCTCCGGTTTGAAGATATTCCAAAACATACCAAGGCGCGGCAATGGTAAGAAAAATAAGTAAACCCGGAATATTGAATAAGCGAAGAAATGATTTCCAGGTTTTGTTTTTCAATAAATAAATCAAAAACACAGCCCCCGGAATTAATACTGCTATCGGGCCTTTGGCAAGAAATCCTATGGCGGTGAAAGCGTAAAAAGCCAGAATATATTTTTTGTGGTTTTGATTCAGAATTTCAAACAAACAAAACATCGCGCCGGTTAACGACATATTTAATAATCCGTCTGCCAATGCCGCTTTTCCTACGATCGTGATCTGTAAAGATGAAGCTGCGATCAGTGTTGCGAAGAAGGCGGTTTTTTCGTCCAGTTTTCTTTTGGTGAAAATATAAATCAATAACATCCAGACAACTGATGCGAAACAGGAGGGAAGTCGCATGGCGAATTCATTCCAGCCGAAAATCTGTGCGCTTCCAAATTGAAGCCAGTTGGTAAGCGGCGGTTTGTCAAAACGTTGTTCCTGATTAACAAATGATGAAATAAAATCGCCGCGGACAACCATTTCTCTGGTTCCTTCTGCAAAAAAACCTTCGTCTTCATCGAACAAAGGCGCGTTGCCAATTCCCCACAGAGAGCTGAAAAAGATAAAAAAGGCTAGAAATATTTTGCGGGTGTTTTCCGGATTTGGCATTAACTATTTGGGCTTATAATCTTGTTGATCAATATAAATTTCTGATTATAAATATTTCATCAAACCACCGCCAAGTCTGGGATTTGATTGAGATTGCCAGAATTGATTCAGATAAAAATACACGATTACAGAAAATGAAATACCCAAAAATGCGCCCAGATAAACATCGCCCAAAAAATGCGCTAACAAATACATCCGGGAATAAGCTACCAGAAGCGGTGGTAAAAGAAGCAGAACTTTTAAAACCGGAGATTTACATTCCAGCGCCAGAATTGTAAAAAGTGCAAAAGCTGCGGTGGTATGCCCGGAGGGAAAACTATTAAAATAATGTAAATCAACGCCTTCAACTTTGTGAAGTTTTGGTAATAAAGCAGACAGAACTTTCGGAGGACGATAAATTTCGGCGAAAACCATTCGTTTCAAAAACTGTACAAAAATGCCGGTAATAGCATAACTCACGATGATTTTCATTCCAAGACGGTAGGAATACAAAATTGTCAGAAGTCCGACAATCAATATAAACGCGCCATCGCCGACAAAAGTGATCCATTTGAAAAAAACATCAGCAAATGGCGACCAGAAGTGATTTACATGAAGGATAATATAATTCTGCGTAAACAGCAGCTGCAAAAAACTCAGCGCCGCCCAGATGATCATAAAAGGTAAAAAATAAAATCTGTGGCGGTAAAAGAAGAGTTTCATAAGCGATGTTTAAATCTGTATTTCTTTTGAAGTGATAAACTGAACGCCTTTTTCTTTCGCGTCTTCAAAAATCGGATCAGCCAGATATCCGAAATTTGTCACATCCGACACACAATCAGTCAGTAAAGTAACTTTTGAAATGAGCTCAGGCGCATACTGTAAAATTTGTTTTACGCTCGTAGCCACGCAATGCGAACGCGCTTCGCCAGCAATAAAAACCTGGTCAAAAGCTTCAAGCTCCGAAAGGAAATTCTGGTCAAGTTGCGTTTCAGGTGCGCCTTCAATGGGAACCTGCGAACGGAATATGCCAAAATGTTCAGTGAGCGGATTTGTCCCCTTCACCACAGCTTTATAATCTCTTGAAGTACGATGTGTCCAGGAAAGTAAAGCGTGCAGAATAGTATCATCCAAAGCTGCACCGCGTGAACCGATCAGACAATGTTCCGGCCAGATAAAATGTTTGAATTCACCTTCATTTTCCAGCTTTTCAAGATAGTCCAGAACATATTCCTGATTATAGCGTGGTCGCCATTTTCCTGCTTTTACAGCAGCTGAGGTTATTAATGTAAAGGGTGCAACGGTATTTCCGTTCGGATCTTCCCAGAAAAGCGGATGCGCTATGTCCAGAACATGGTGTGTATCCAGCGTTACAAAAATCGCATCAATTGCTACTCCGTGCGTTGCAATAAGCTGAGCGATTCTTTCAACATCTTTTTCAGCGCCCGGTACAAACAAGGTTCCGCCCGGATTGCAAAAATCAAACTGGGCATCAATAATAAGCAGCGCTGTGGATTTGTTTTTCATAACAAATTGCTTTTCGGGTGTGAAGAAAAATAGAAAATTAAAAATGTTCGTTAAGCCAGGATTAACTTAAAATGATGTTATTCCCAAACCTCCGGCAGTTCAAGTTGCTTTGCATACATTTTGGAAGCCAACTGATGAACCTGTTTGAGCATATGGTTTACATCTCTTTTGTAATCAAAATGATAATCTTCATCGAGTTTGTTAAATCCGTTCAAAGTAGTTTGCGCTTTTTTGGCAATATATAAAGCTACTTTATCAGTTCTGGAACTGTATCCGCGAAGTTTGTCGGCATATTTTTCCAAAAAAGTATTAAGCAAAAATAAATTCAATTCGAGAGCGCCAACCTTATCTTTTGTAACTTTAACATGATAAGTAATATCTCCGCTCAGATTGCGCATATCCATTAAAATCCACCCCGGCGAATCCTGAATGATTTTTGAAATCCTGGTAATCCGTCCCATAATCGCCTCCCGTCTTTCAGGAATTGTGGATGAATCTTCGATCAGTTCAAAAAATAATTTGTCGGTCAGTGTGCTGTCTTTGGTAATAAGCCGCAGCAGAAGTTTATCCTTTTCTTTCTGAGGCATTTGTATGATGGCTTTTTTTAATTGATCCTGTATTGGCATAACCTTTACGCTTTGTTTTTAATTTATTTAGTCTGAGATTTTAATTTATTTTGGCATTTGCCTGATTTTTATTTCTGCGTCATCATTCTGTTTAAATTCTGTCAAATATTCTGCTTTTGAAGAGATATCTCTACAAAAATTAGAACTTCTTAGAAGCTTTCATAGTAGTAATTTTATTGCTATTTCATTTTATAATACTCTTTTTACTACAATCATGTAATACAATTGCCAACTTTGGAATAGAAGACAGCCGGAAACATGATACGTTCACTATGTTGAAAGTGAAATTATATGGAAAAGACATAATAGGCTCTTAACTTGCACCGTTTTTGTAATATAAACGGATTTATACACTATATGATTTCAGTGGCCATGTGCACTTACAACGGGGCAAAGTATTTGCCTGAGCAGTTGAAGAGCATTGCCAATCAGATAATCCCCGTTGATGAACTGGTTGTGTGTGATGATGGATCGAATGACGATACCATTCAGGTTCTAAAAGATTTTTCAGAGAATTCTTCTTTCCCGGTTTTTATTCACCAAAATAAAAGTAACCTGGGATCTACTAAAAATTTCGAAAAATGTCTTTCTCTGTGTAAAGGAGATATTATTTTTCTTTCGGATCAGGATGACGCATGGAGAACGGATAAAGTGGAAAAACAGCTTGCGTATTTTAATCAACATCCTGAAACAGACGCTGTTTTTTCAGACGCAATGATGATGGATGATGATTCGAAACCAACCGGACGGACCATTTGGGAGGAAATCGAATTTAACGATGAAGCTCAGGCCAAATGGATCAGGGGTGAAGCGCATGAAATTCTTTTCAAAGGTTTTGTAGTGACTGGGGCCACATTGGCGATAAGGAAAAAAGCTTTGAAAAGGCTGATGCCATTCCCAACGCATGTGCCCGACCTTATTCATGACGCCTATATTGCGATGGTTTTGAGTTTGCAGGAAAAAATCGGATTCATTAATGATACTTTGATTTCTTACCGGATTCATGCAAGCCAGCAGGTAGGTTTTGGTTCAAAAGTCGAATATGTGCGTTTTAAAGACCGGTTTTCGCGTGACAGGAATGAAAAACTTATTCCGTTAAAGGAAAAGGCTGATAAATTATTCAAGCTGTATCTGTTGCTGATGGAAATTCCTTTCATTCCAAAAGAAAAACTCAGGAAATTGCGGATGTCTCAGAAACATTATTACAAACGGGCAACATTGCCGGATAATCGTCTGATGCGTGTGGCGCCGGTTGTGACGGATATCGTTCAGGGCAAATACTCTTTTAGCAGCAAAGATTGGTGGTTGCCAGCTTTCGGTGATATTTTTGAATAATTAATTACCGGGGCAGTGAAAAGTACAAACCAGGATCAGGCTGTTGCCATTGTTATTCCCATCTATAAATCCGCATTGAATGCGCTGGAAACTATCTCGCTCAAACAATGCATGAAAGTTTTAGGCCACTATCCTGTCAGGATTGTAAAGCCTGAAAGTCTCAATGTTCAAAACCTGAAAGAAGAATTTCCCTCCATCGAATTTATTTCTTTTAACGATTCTTTTTTCAAGGATATTGATTCTTACAACCGGCTGATGATTTCCGCCGAGTTTTATGAATCTTTTTCGGCCTACGAATTTATTCTGATCTATCAGCTTGATGCCTATGTTTTCAGGGATGAGTTGATGGATTGGTGTAAAAAAGGATTTGATTATATAGGTGCTCCATCGCTGCACCGGGAAGAATTTGACAAATTACCTGCTGGATCTGAAAACATTTTTGCAACCGCGCTTTCCAGTAATCGTTTCGTTTTAAATGGCGGACTGTCGCTACGGCGTGTTCCGGCATTTTTGCGTTATCTGAAAATTTACAATCTGTTTTATCCCAAATGGATTGGCAATGAAGACATGCTCTTTTCTCAGGAAGCGACAAGGTTAATACCTATGAAATTGTTTCTTAAACTTCCAACCTGGCAGGAAGCGCTGCGTTTTTCTTTTGAAAAAAGTCCGGCAGCTACTTTTGAAATCACCAATCACCAACTGCCATTTGCCTGCCACGCCTGGGAAAGATATGACCCGGAATTCTGGAATTCTTTTATTTCAATGAAGTAAAAAGAAAAACTGCTTTAACAATTTTTAACAAACTATCGGAGCTTCTCCGGCGTTTTTGAGGTTAATTTCGTGAAAAATTAACAATGATAAACTATGAACTATAAATCGCTTTTGGCCTTTGCTTGTGCTATTGTGCTTTCATTTACTGCTACTTACGGGCAAATAACTGAAAACCCGAGAGTAGAGGAACAATCAGCGGAATATGTGAAAATCAAGCGTGTAGAACTGACAGACCAGTATACTATTATTTACATGCAATTTGTTGAAAAAGAATCTCCTGCATTAAAGGAAATGCAGCCTTTTTTAAGAAGAATGCCGGGTGGACAACAATTTCAGATGCCATTGTCTACTTCCACAATTGGCCTTGATCCGGAAACACGCCTTTATAAGCCGGGAGAAGTGAATGTGAAATTCAAACTGATTAAGGCAAAGGATATTCCAACGGAAATGAAAAAGCAGGTTAATCCGGGAGATGTCGTGGATTTCGTGGCTTATTTTGAAAGACTTTCTCCTGGAATCGAAGTGTTTGATTTTTACGAAGGTCGCCCAAAAAGCAAAAATGAAAAGACATGGAATTTCTATGGTATTCATGTCAAAAATCCTTTGAAGAAAAACGGAAAAACAACTGCGAAAGTCATTCCAAAAACGGAAAAACCGGTGCAGCCTCCAGTTGAAGAGAAAAAGGAAGAAATAGTTGAAGCAAAACCAACTGCTCCGGAAGAGGAATTGGTCATGATCAAAGGAACGGTTTATGATTCAAAAACTAAAAATCCGGTTCCGGCACAGATAACTTATCTGGAAAAAGGTGATTCGCTTCAATATAAATCCTCATCCGGAAATTATCGGATTGGAATAAATCCGAATGACAAATACGATTTCAAGGTTTTTGCGAAAGGCTATTATGGAAGCAATTTTAGTTTGAATGCTGCGGATTCAACCACAAAAGGATCTTTTGTGAAGGATTTTTATCTTGTTCCGCTTACTGTTGGAGAAACTATTGCGCTTCCGAATATTTATTTTGAAACATCGAAATATACGCTGCTCACAGAATCATTCGCAGAACTGAACCGTCTGGCTGATATGATGAAGGAAAATCCTAAAATCAAAATCCGCGTGGAAGGTCATACGGACAATGTGGGTGATTTTGATAAAAACCTGGAACTGTCGACAAACCGTGCTTTATCCGTAAAAACGTATCTGGTTGATAAAGGAATAGAAGATGAAAGGATTGAGGCCAAAGGATTTGGTGCAACAAAGCCGATAGCGAAAAACGGATCCGCAGAGGAAAAGAAAAAAAATCGTCGGGTTGAATTTGTGATTACGCAGAATTGATACGGGAATAATAAAAATGGAGGCTGGAAATTATTTCCAGCCTCCATTTTTTATATACGAAATTATCTTGCTTTGATAATATTTGTAAACTCACGTGATTTAAGAGAAGCACCTCCAACAAGGCCTCCATCGATATCTGGAGAAGCAAAAAGTTCGTCAGCACTTGCAGCCGTAACACTTCCTCCGTAAAGGATAGAAATTTCTTCTGCTGTTTCAGCGCCGTATTTTGCAGCGATGTGTGCACGTAAAGCAGCATGCATTTCCTGAGCTTGTTCTGCGCTTGCAGTAAGTCCTGTACCGATAGCCCAGATTGGTTCGTAAGCGATAACAACAGAAAGCAATTGCTCAGCAGAAAGATGGAAAAGGCTTTCTGTGATCTGATTTTTTACAAATCCGATATAGTCTTCATTTTGTCTCTGGTCAAGCGATTCTCCGCAGCAGAAAATCGGCGAAATACCATATTCCAAAGCGATATTAACTTTGGCAGCAAGCAATTCATTTGATTCATTAAAATACTGGCGGCGTTCGCTATGGCCTACAAGCACATACTCAATACCGATCGATTGAAGCATGGCAGCAGAGATTTCACCTGTGAATGCGCCGGAAACTTTATCAGAGCAATTTTGCGCAGCTAATGCAAAATTCGGAGATTCCTCAATATATTTTTTTAGGGTAGTCAGATAAATGGCCGGAGGGCAAAGAATCACTTTTACATCTCCTTTTACTTCATCATTCGCCATGTTAACAAGTTCTGAGGTTAAGGCAACAGCCTCATCTGCAAGCTTGTTCATCTTCCAATTACCGGCAACTATTTTTTTTCGCATAATTATTTTATTGTGTTAAATCTTCATTTTGCGCTACAAAAATACCATAATTTCAACATTAACCGTATTCTATTTGCCTTTAAAAAAATATTCAGGTTAATGATGAAATATAAAGAAATAGTTGTGTTTATTATAGAAATTAGAATTAATTTTACTTAAGAAACTGATTTTGTTAAAATGACCACTTGCTCTATCTTTACAAGGTGTAAATCATTCTAAATGAGACCGTTTGATTGATGAAAATATAAATACTAACAAAAGTTTAAAAGAAAGGAGGCCAAGATGAAAACGTTTATCTGGTTATGTCTGTTCAGCATGGTTGTTTTCACAAAACCGGCTATATCCGCATCTGCGGACGGAGTTGAACTTGCTGATGCTGAGAAATACGGTTATTTCCTGGAAAAAAATCATAAAACCGCACGCATTCCTTTTGAGCTGCACTCCAACCTGATTCTGGTTTATGTCAAAGTTAACGACGTTGATTCTTTACGTTTTATACTTGATACGGGTGTAAGCTCAATTATTATTACCGATCCACTTATTTTAAAACCGGACAAACTTCGGTTGACCCGTACCGTAAATCTTGCCGGTGCCGGGGAAGGAAAATCCATTGCTGCGCACGTAGCGATCGACAACAGGTTTTCTATGGGCCGTTTGAAGGCCAATCACCAAAATATTGTGGTTATTGAAAAAGACTTTTTACATCTTTCGGAATATGTAGGTGTGCCTGTTCACGGTATTTTTGGCTACGATGTTTTCAACAATTTTGTTGTAACAATCGATTTTGCCAAAAGAGAACTTGTGCTGGTTCAAAACGGAAAATATAAATACAAAGCGAGCAAAGGCGACAAACATGAGATTACGATTGAAGATGCCAAACCATTTACGAATGCAGTAACTTTATTCGCCGATGGTCGTGAAAAACCGATTCGTGTACTCATTGATACCGGCGCAGGACATGCCTTGCTTTTAAACAATACGCCTAATGAAACTTACAGATTGCCTGAAAAAGTAATCCGCGCACAGTTGGGAAGAGGATTAAATGGTGTAATCAATGGAAATCTGGGCCGGGTGGATCGGATGCGTCTGGGTAAATTTGAGCTTGATAATATTGTTGCCTCATTTCCTGATAGCGTTGGTTTCAGTGCAAAAATGAGCAAAGGCGTTGAACGTCAGGGCAATATTGGTTGTGAGCTGCTGAGAAGATTTAAGGTAACCATGAATTACCATGAAGGTTATATGGTGTTGAAGCCCGTAAGAAGAACAATGCGGGAAAAATTTGAACACGATATGAGTGGCATGGAAATCCGGGCAGATGCAGCTAATTTACATGCATACTTTGTTAACCATGTCCAGGAATCTTCTCCAGCGTTCAGTGCAGGTTTGGTAGAAGGCGATCAGCTTCTTTTCATTGACAATCACGCAGCGTCAGAACTCAATGTAAGTGAAATTTACAAACTGATGCAAAGAGGTGATGGTAGAAATATTGACTTGCTCGTGAAACGGAATGGAGCCATTTTCTTTACCAAAATTACGCTCAGAAGAATGATTTGAGTATTTTTAGACTCTAAACTAAATAGCAGTCTTGATTTGGAACGCCTAAGATTAACAGAAGACGGATCACATTCTTTATATAATTCCCAATACAATCAGCATTATCATTCTGTGTCTGGAGCTCTCAAAGAGTCCAGACACATTTATATGAACCTGGGCCTGATTCCTTTGCTTGAATCGGATCAGGAAACAATTCGCGTTTTTGAAATGGGTTTTGGAACAGGTTTGAACGCTTATCTTACCTGGCAGGCCGCAGATCAGTATAAAAAGAAAATTCTCTACACTGGGGTCGAAGCTTTTCCGGTTTCTCATGAGGAAGCTTCACATTTAAATTACGAGTCCGTCATTTCCCAGCCAGGATTTATGCAGCTTCATGAATCTTCCTGGTTTACAAATCATTCTTTTTCAGAATATTTTCAATTCAGGAAAGAGCAGTTGACCTTGCAGGAATTCACTGCGGAAAATCTTTTCGATGTAATTTATTATGACGCTTTCGATCCCAAAGCCCAACCAGAACTTTGGACAGAAGAAATTTTGAAAAAGATAGCGGCCCAAACCCGGACAGGCGGCGTATTAGTTACATATTCTTCCAAAGGAATTGTGAAACGGGCGCTGGCCGCAGCCGGTTTCAAAGTTGAAAAACATAAAGGTCCGGGGAAAAAGTGGCACGTTCTTCGGGCAATTAAGGAATAACTTAGGTCTGGCCTGGTTTTACCATGCTTTGTCAGGCGTATCGTTTATGGGTACATTTGTTGAAATATTAATGGCGTTAGTTTAAAAACCAGTATGGCATATCAGGATATTATAAGTCAGGAATTACGGGAAGCACAAACCGTTCTCGATACATTTTTGAGTGATCCGGTTCAAATAGAAAAAATTGAAAAAGCAGCGTCTTTAATGGCAGATGCAATTTCAAAGAATCATAAAATAATCTCGTGTGGAAACGGTGGCTCGCACTGTGATGCAATGCATTTTGCCGAAGAATTAACGGGTCGTTACCGCGACAATCGACGCGCATTACCTGCAATTGCCATTTCGGATGTTAGTCATATCAGCTGTGTGAGTAACGATTTTGGTTTTGAATATGTCTTTTCAAGATTTGTTGAAGGTCTGGGTCAGGAAGGTGATGTACTTTTAGGATTGAGTACCAGCGGAAATTCGGCGAATATCATTCGCGCCGTAGAAGCTGCAAAAGCAAAAGGAATGAAAGTGATAATCATGTCAGGAAAAGATGGAGGAAAATTGGCCGGACTAGCCGATGTAGAAATCCGTGTCCCGCATTTTGGTTATGCAGACAGAATTCAGGAAATACATATCAAGGTGATACACATTTTC
The sequence above is drawn from the Dyadobacter subterraneus genome and encodes:
- a CDS encoding ArnT family glycosyltransferase; this translates as MPNPENTRKIFLAFFIFFSSLWGIGNAPLFDEDEGFFAEGTREMVVRGDFISSFVNQEQRFDKPPLTNWLQFGSAQIFGWNEFAMRLPSCFASVVWMLLIYIFTKRKLDEKTAFFATLIAASSLQITIVGKAALADGLLNMSLTGAMFCLFEILNQNHKKYILAFYAFTAIGFLAKGPIAVLIPGAVFLIYLLKNKTWKSFLRLFNIPGLLIFLTIAAPWYVLEYLQTGEKFISGFFLNHNVNRFQTALEGHYGGILYFVPVLLLGLLPFTAVILKSFSKIRIIWTDPFFSFLLIWFAFVFILFSLSGTKLHHYIIYGYSPLCVLGGWYAASNKRLPIVWPSFILLILLAIIPFLIQGFIPKINDEYAVEIIKGVASEFDIYYAVTMLLLITILIIIWVKKDWDLQIRMAVVGFIMLFTINILWMPRLGALLQQPVKAAALIAQEKRFKNIVIFNHYNPSFHFYSRLYASEREPIAGEVVFGRKPSMKNYKIDTVYYEKYGIVLAKVGVK
- a CDS encoding isochorismatase family protein; translation: MKNKSTALLIIDAQFDFCNPGGTLFVPGAEKDVERIAQLIATHGVAIDAIFVTLDTHHVLDIAHPLFWEDPNGNTVAPFTLITSAAVKAGKWRPRYNQEYVLDYLEKLENEGEFKHFIWPEHCLIGSRGAALDDTILHALLSWTHRTSRDYKAVVKGTNPLTEHFGIFRSQVPIEGAPETQLDQNFLSELEAFDQVFIAGEARSHCVATSVKQILQYAPELISKVTLLTDCVSDVTNFGYLADPIFEDAKEKGVQFITSKEIQI
- a CDS encoding phosphatase PAP2 family protein, translating into MKLFFYRHRFYFLPFMIIWAALSFLQLLFTQNYIILHVNHFWSPFADVFFKWITFVGDGAFILIVGLLTILYSYRLGMKIIVSYAITGIFVQFLKRMVFAEIYRPPKVLSALLPKLHKVEGVDLHYFNSFPSGHTTAAFALFTILALECKSPVLKVLLLLPPLLVAYSRMYLLAHFLGDVYLGAFLGISFSVIVYFYLNQFWQSQSNPRLGGGLMKYL
- a CDS encoding DUF5672 family protein, which gives rise to MKSTNQDQAVAIVIPIYKSALNALETISLKQCMKVLGHYPVRIVKPESLNVQNLKEEFPSIEFISFNDSFFKDIDSYNRLMISAEFYESFSAYEFILIYQLDAYVFRDELMDWCKKGFDYIGAPSLHREEFDKLPAGSENIFATALSSNRFVLNGGLSLRRVPAFLRYLKIYNLFYPKWIGNEDMLFSQEATRLIPMKLFLKLPTWQEALRFSFEKSPAATFEITNHQLPFACHAWERYDPEFWNSFISMK
- a CDS encoding glycosyltransferase family 2 protein, with translation MISVAMCTYNGAKYLPEQLKSIANQIIPVDELVVCDDGSNDDTIQVLKDFSENSSFPVFIHQNKSNLGSTKNFEKCLSLCKGDIIFLSDQDDAWRTDKVEKQLAYFNQHPETDAVFSDAMMMDDDSKPTGRTIWEEIEFNDEAQAKWIRGEAHEILFKGFVVTGATLAIRKKALKRLMPFPTHVPDLIHDAYIAMVLSLQEKIGFINDTLISYRIHASQQVGFGSKVEYVRFKDRFSRDRNEKLIPLKEKADKLFKLYLLLMEIPFIPKEKLRKLRMSQKHYYKRATLPDNRLMRVAPVVTDIVQGKYSFSSKDWWLPAFGDIFE
- a CDS encoding aspartyl protease family protein → MKTFIWLCLFSMVVFTKPAISASADGVELADAEKYGYFLEKNHKTARIPFELHSNLILVYVKVNDVDSLRFILDTGVSSIIITDPLILKPDKLRLTRTVNLAGAGEGKSIAAHVAIDNRFSMGRLKANHQNIVVIEKDFLHLSEYVGVPVHGIFGYDVFNNFVVTIDFAKRELVLVQNGKYKYKASKGDKHEITIEDAKPFTNAVTLFADGREKPIRVLIDTGAGHALLLNNTPNETYRLPEKVIRAQLGRGLNGVINGNLGRVDRMRLGKFELDNIVASFPDSVGFSAKMSKGVERQGNIGCELLRRFKVTMNYHEGYMVLKPVRRTMREKFEHDMSGMEIRADAANLHAYFVNHVQESSPAFSAGLVEGDQLLFIDNHAASELNVSEIYKLMQRGDGRNIDLLVKRNGAIFFTKITLRRMI
- the tpiA gene encoding triose-phosphate isomerase produces the protein MRKKIVAGNWKMNKLADEAVALTSELVNMANDEVKGDVKVILCPPAIYLTTLKKYIEESPNFALAAQNCSDKVSGAFTGEISAAMLQSIGIEYVLVGHSERRQYFNESNELLAAKVNIALEYGISPIFCCGESLDQRQNEDYIGFVKNQITESLFHLSAEQLLSVVIAYEPIWAIGTGLTASAEQAQEMHAALRAHIAAKYGAETAEEISILYGGSVTAASADELFASPDIDGGLVGGASLKSREFTNIIKAR
- the mnmD gene encoding tRNA (5-methylaminomethyl-2-thiouridine)(34)-methyltransferase MnmD, coding for MERLRLTEDGSHSLYNSQYNQHYHSVSGALKESRHIYMNLGLIPLLESDQETIRVFEMGFGTGLNAYLTWQAADQYKKKILYTGVEAFPVSHEEASHLNYESVISQPGFMQLHESSWFTNHSFSEYFQFRKEQLTLQEFTAENLFDVIYYDAFDPKAQPELWTEEILKKIAAQTRTGGVLVTYSSKGIVKRALAAAGFKVEKHKGPGKKWHVLRAIKE
- a CDS encoding OmpA family protein, coding for MNYKSLLAFACAIVLSFTATYGQITENPRVEEQSAEYVKIKRVELTDQYTIIYMQFVEKESPALKEMQPFLRRMPGGQQFQMPLSTSTIGLDPETRLYKPGEVNVKFKLIKAKDIPTEMKKQVNPGDVVDFVAYFERLSPGIEVFDFYEGRPKSKNEKTWNFYGIHVKNPLKKNGKTTAKVIPKTEKPVQPPVEEKKEEIVEAKPTAPEEELVMIKGTVYDSKTKNPVPAQITYLEKGDSLQYKSSSGNYRIGINPNDKYDFKVFAKGYYGSNFSLNAADSTTKGSFVKDFYLVPLTVGETIALPNIYFETSKYTLLTESFAELNRLADMMKENPKIKIRVEGHTDNVGDFDKNLELSTNRALSVKTYLVDKGIEDERIEAKGFGATKPIAKNGSAEEKKKNRRVEFVITQN
- the lpcA gene encoding D-sedoheptulose 7-phosphate isomerase — translated: MAYQDIISQELREAQTVLDTFLSDPVQIEKIEKAASLMADAISKNHKIISCGNGGSHCDAMHFAEELTGRYRDNRRALPAIAISDVSHISCVSNDFGFEYVFSRFVEGLGQEGDVLLGLSTSGNSANIIRAVEAAKAKGMKVIIMSGKDGGKLAGLADVEIRVPHFGYADRIQEIHIKVIHIFMLLIEKMVIEG